The Chroicocephalus ridibundus chromosome 2, bChrRid1.1, whole genome shotgun sequence genome includes a region encoding these proteins:
- the SALL3 gene encoding sal-like protein 3 isoform X1, whose amino-acid sequence MSRRKQAKPQHLKSDEELQAEVVSEHAVPGEGADDGDSGNESRSGSEETNVCEKCCAEFFKWTDFLEHKKTCTKNPLVLIVNEDEAAPPPAEEFPEPSPASSPSDQAESEAAEEGVQAENNDSSEIKNTEKEEEPMEVETSAEKSFQNQGTSNTATPLPQIPEPSSMTSYNMPNTNVTLETLLSTKVAVAQFSQSARTTASASISSGVTAVAIPMILEQLMALQQQQIHQLQLIEQIRSQVAMMNRQPLRPSLNPVVAAQGGPGQASNQLQGFATNAAVQLTAIIPPAIVGQAASSQPTAFDGSQHISRPTSGASTPNISSGGSSAPPESSLPSSSNAITSITPVSVSNAPNSASQPQNASTPPSIGHGSLTSVSSLPNPLLPQTSSNSVIFPNPLVSIAATANALDPLSALMKHRKGKPPNVSVFEPKSSSEDPFFKHKCRFCAKVFGSDSALQIHLRSHTGERPFKCNICGNRFSTKGNLKVHFQRHKEKYPHIQMNPYPVPEYLDNVPTCSGIPYGMSLPPEKPVTTWLDSKPVLPTVPTSIGLQLPPTIPGVNSYGDSPSITPMSRSPQRPSPASSECTSLSPSLNTSESGVPASAESPQPIQSGSSLAKAEPVTLPPTSTRLGDLSTSGQVSTASTSSIPTAVTDSSVATSLPNPVLPAVSDQFKAKFPFGGLLDSMQTSETSKLQQLVENIDKKMTDPNQCVICHRVLSCQSALKMHYRTHTGERPFKCKICGRAFTTKGNLKTHFGVHRAKPPLRVQHSCPICQKKFTNAVVLQQHIRMHMGGQIPNTPLPEGFQDAMDSELSYDEKNVDTLSNFDDDIDENSMEEDPELKDTASDSSKPLISYSGSCPSSPPSVISSIAALENQMKMIDSVMNCQQLTSLKSMENGSGESDHLSNDSSSAVGDLESQSAGSPAMSESSSSMQALSPVNSNSESFRSKSPGLSNQEEPQEIQLKTEKPDSPPPATENGGALDLTSTNPGRPVIKEEAPFSLLFLNRERGPSQSTPSLVTSTAPTMIKMEVNGHSKPISLGEVPSLPAGIQVPAAPQTVMSPGITPMLAPPPRRTPKQHNCQSCGKTFSSASALQIHERTHTGEKPFGCTICGRAFTTKGNLKVHMGTHMWNNAPARRGRRLSVENPMALLGGDALKFSEMFQKDLAARAMNVDPNFWNQYAAAITNGLAMKNNEISVIQNGGIPQLPVSLGGGAIPPLSNLTGGMDKARTGSSPPIVGLDKASSETGASRPFTRFIEDNKEIGIN is encoded by the exons CAGTCCCAGGAGAAGGAGCAGATGATGGTGATAGCGGGAACGAGAGCAGGAGCGGAAGCGAAGAAACCAACGTTTGTGAGAAATGCTGCGCCGAGTTCTTCAAGTGGACGGACTTCCTGGAGCACAAGAAGACCTGCACTAAAAACCCCCTGGTGCTGATTGTGAACGAAGATGAAGCAGCTCCACCCCCCGCTGAGGAGTTCCCCGAGCCCTCGCCCGCTAGCTCTCCTAGTGACCAGGCAGAGAGTGAAGCTGCTGAGGAAGGCGTCCAGGCAGAAAACAATGACAGCTCTGAGATAAAAAACACGGAAAAGGAAGAAGAGCCAATGGAGGTAGAAACTTCTGCGGAGAAAAGTTTCCAGAATCAAGGCACCTCAAACACAGCTACTCCTCTACCTCAGATCCCTGAACCATCTTCCATGACAAGCTATAACATGCCAAACACCAATGTCACGCTAGAGACTCTGCTGAGCACTAAAGTGGCAGTCGCACAGTTCTCGCAGAGCGCACGGACCACCGCCTCTGCGAGCATCAGCAGCGGGGTGACGGCCGTGGCCATCCCCATGATCCTGGAGCAGCTcatggccctgcagcagcagcagattcaCCAGCTCCAGCTAATCGAGCAGATCCGCAGTCAAGTGGCAATGATGAACCGCCAGCCGCTACGGCCGTCCCTCAACCCGGTCGTGGCCGCCCAGGGTGGCCCTGGGCAGGCATCCAACCAGCTGCAGGGGTTTGCCACCAACGCTGCCGTCCAGCTCACCGCAATCATTCCTCCTGCCATTGTGGGGCAGGCCGCCAGCAGTCAGCCCACTGCTTTCGACGGCTCTCAGCACATCTCAAGACCTACATCTGGAGCAAGTACGCCCAATATATCCAGCGGTGGCTCTTCTGCCCCACCTGAATCAAGCTTACCTTCCTCCTCGAACGCTATTACGTCCATAACTCCTGTTTCTGTGTCAAACGCTCCTAACAGTGCTTCACAGCCCCAGAATGCTTCGACTCCGCCTTCAATAGGACATGGAAGCCTCACCTCAGTGTCCAGCCTGCCAAACCCACTTCTACCTCAGACTTCATCAAATAGTGTGATCTTCCCCAATCCACTGGTTAGCATCGCTGCAACGGCTAACGCGCTAGATCCTCTGTCCGCCCTTATGAAGCACCGGAAAGGAAAGCCACCAAATGTGTCAGTGTTTGAACCCAAGTCAAGCTCTGAGGATcccttttttaaacataaatgcCGATTTTGTGCCAAGGTCTTTGGAAGTGACAGTGCTTTACAAATTCACCTCCGCTCGCATACAGGTGAAAGACCTTTTAAATGTAACATATGCGGAAACCGCTTTTCCACAAAGGGCAACCTGAAAGTTCATTTTCAGAGGCATAAAGAGAAATACCCTCATATTCAGATGAACCCTTATCCTGTTCCAGAATACCTCGATAATGTGCCCACCTGCTCTGGAATCCCATATGGGATGTCGCTGCCCCCCGAAAAGCCGGTCACAACGTGGTTAGACAGCAAACCTGTTTTACCCACCGTCCCGACTTCCATCGGGCTCCAGCTGCCCCCCACTATACCCGGTGTGAACAGTTATGGAGATTCTCCAAGTATCACTCCTATGAGCAGGTCACCCCAGAGgccttctcctgcctccagcgAATGCACTTCTCTATCCCCGAGCCTCAACACTTCTGAGTCGGGCGTTCCAGCGTCTGCCGAATCCCCGCAGCCCATTCAGAGTGGCTCATCTCTGGCCAAGGCAGAACCTGTCACTCTGCCTCCCACGAGCACGCGCCTCGGGGACCTTTCCACAAGTGGGCAAGTTTCCACAGCTTCCACGTCTTCAATTCCTACTGCTGTTACAGACAGCAGTGTTGCAACAAGCCTCCCAAACCCTGTGCTTCCAGCAGTGTCTGACCAGTTTAAGGCAAAGTTTCCATTCGGCGGTCTGCTAGACTCTATGCAAACGTCAGAAACCTCAAAACTACAACAGCTAGTGGAGAACATTGATAAGAAGATGACAGATCCAAATCAATGCGTCATTTGTCACCGTGTGCTTAGTTGTCAGAGCGCTCTCAAGATGCATTACAGAACGCATACAGGAGAAAGaccatttaaatgcaaaatttgtgGACGTGCCTTTACTACGAAAGGCAATCTAAAAACACATTTTGGAGTTCATCGAGCGAAGCCACCACTTAGAGTACAGCACTCGTGTCCCATTTGTCAGAAGAAATTTACAAATGCGGTTGTTCTTCAGCAGCACATTCGTATGCATATGGGCGGGCAAATTCCAAACACGCCGCTACCAGAGGGCTTCCAGGATGCCATGGACTCAGAGCTTTCCTACGATGAGAAGAATGTTGACACACTGAGCAACTTCGACGATGACATTGATGAAAATTCTATGGAAGAGGACCCGGAGCTAAAGGACACGGCAAGTGACTCATCCAAACCCCTTATATCTTACTCTGGGTCGTGTCCTTCTTCGCCACCTTCTGTGATCTCCAGTATTGCTGCTTTGGAGAATCAAATGAAAATGATTGATTCTGTCATGAACTGTCAGCAGCTGACCAGTTTAAAATCCATGGAAAATGGATCAGGGGAAAGCGACCATTTGAGCAATGACTCCTCATCAGCTGTTGGTGATCTCGAAAGCCAGAGTGCAGGCAGCCCTGCAATGTCAGAGTCTTCTTCCTCCATGCAAGCTTTGTCTCCTGTAAATAGCAATAGTGAAAGTTTTCGATCAAAGTCCCCAGGTCTCAGTAACCAGGAAGAGCCACAAGAGATacaattaaagacagaaaaaccaGACAGTCCGCCACCCGCAACTGAAAATGGAGGCGCATTAGATCTGACATCCACCAACCCGGGAAGACCAGTCATCAAAGAGGAGGCTCCTTTTAGCCTGCTGTTCCTGAACAGAGAACGTG GTCCCAGCCAAAGTACTCCTAGCCTGGTCACCAGTACAGCGCCTACCATGATCAAAATGGAAGTGAATGGTCACAGCAAGCCGATCTCTTTGGGTGAGGTTCCCTCGCTTCCAGCTGGAATCCAGGTTCCTGCTGCACCACAGACAGTGATGAGTCCGGGGATCACCCCTATGCTGGCACCCCCCCCTCGCCGGACTCCCAAGCAGCACAACTGTCAGTCGTGCGGGAAGACCTTCTCCTCAGCAAGCGCACTGCAGATACACGAGCGCACCCATACTGGTGAAAAACCGTTTGGTTGCACAATCTGTGGTAGAGCTTTTACCACAAAGGGGAATCTTAAG GTTCACATGGGAACTCACATGTGGAATAACGCTCCTGCacgccgcggccgccgcctctCTGTGGAAAACCCGATGGCTCTGCTCGGTGGCGACGCGCTCAAGTTCTCCGAGATGTTCCAGAAGGATTTGGCGGCTCGGGCCATGAACGTTGACCCCAATTTTTGGAACCAATACGCTGCGGCTATCACTAACGGACTTGCCATGAAGAACAATGAGATTTCTGTCATACAGAATGGAGGCATTCCCCAGCTCCCAGTAAGTCTAGGCGGAGGTGCCATCCCGCCTCTAAGTAACCTTACCGGTGGCATGGACAAAGCTCGCACGGGCAGCAGCCCTCCCATTGTCGGTCTGGACAAAGCAAGTTCTGAAACGGGAGCCAGTCGTCCATTCACCAGATTTATTGAGGATAATAAAGAGATTGgcataaattaa
- the SALL3 gene encoding sal-like protein 3 isoform X2 — MSRRKQAKPQHLKSDEELQAEVVSEHVPGEGADDGDSGNESRSGSEETNVCEKCCAEFFKWTDFLEHKKTCTKNPLVLIVNEDEAAPPPAEEFPEPSPASSPSDQAESEAAEEGVQAENNDSSEIKNTEKEEEPMEVETSAEKSFQNQGTSNTATPLPQIPEPSSMTSYNMPNTNVTLETLLSTKVAVAQFSQSARTTASASISSGVTAVAIPMILEQLMALQQQQIHQLQLIEQIRSQVAMMNRQPLRPSLNPVVAAQGGPGQASNQLQGFATNAAVQLTAIIPPAIVGQAASSQPTAFDGSQHISRPTSGASTPNISSGGSSAPPESSLPSSSNAITSITPVSVSNAPNSASQPQNASTPPSIGHGSLTSVSSLPNPLLPQTSSNSVIFPNPLVSIAATANALDPLSALMKHRKGKPPNVSVFEPKSSSEDPFFKHKCRFCAKVFGSDSALQIHLRSHTGERPFKCNICGNRFSTKGNLKVHFQRHKEKYPHIQMNPYPVPEYLDNVPTCSGIPYGMSLPPEKPVTTWLDSKPVLPTVPTSIGLQLPPTIPGVNSYGDSPSITPMSRSPQRPSPASSECTSLSPSLNTSESGVPASAESPQPIQSGSSLAKAEPVTLPPTSTRLGDLSTSGQVSTASTSSIPTAVTDSSVATSLPNPVLPAVSDQFKAKFPFGGLLDSMQTSETSKLQQLVENIDKKMTDPNQCVICHRVLSCQSALKMHYRTHTGERPFKCKICGRAFTTKGNLKTHFGVHRAKPPLRVQHSCPICQKKFTNAVVLQQHIRMHMGGQIPNTPLPEGFQDAMDSELSYDEKNVDTLSNFDDDIDENSMEEDPELKDTASDSSKPLISYSGSCPSSPPSVISSIAALENQMKMIDSVMNCQQLTSLKSMENGSGESDHLSNDSSSAVGDLESQSAGSPAMSESSSSMQALSPVNSNSESFRSKSPGLSNQEEPQEIQLKTEKPDSPPPATENGGALDLTSTNPGRPVIKEEAPFSLLFLNRERGPSQSTPSLVTSTAPTMIKMEVNGHSKPISLGEVPSLPAGIQVPAAPQTVMSPGITPMLAPPPRRTPKQHNCQSCGKTFSSASALQIHERTHTGEKPFGCTICGRAFTTKGNLKVHMGTHMWNNAPARRGRRLSVENPMALLGGDALKFSEMFQKDLAARAMNVDPNFWNQYAAAITNGLAMKNNEISVIQNGGIPQLPVSLGGGAIPPLSNLTGGMDKARTGSSPPIVGLDKASSETGASRPFTRFIEDNKEIGIN, encoded by the exons TCCCAGGAGAAGGAGCAGATGATGGTGATAGCGGGAACGAGAGCAGGAGCGGAAGCGAAGAAACCAACGTTTGTGAGAAATGCTGCGCCGAGTTCTTCAAGTGGACGGACTTCCTGGAGCACAAGAAGACCTGCACTAAAAACCCCCTGGTGCTGATTGTGAACGAAGATGAAGCAGCTCCACCCCCCGCTGAGGAGTTCCCCGAGCCCTCGCCCGCTAGCTCTCCTAGTGACCAGGCAGAGAGTGAAGCTGCTGAGGAAGGCGTCCAGGCAGAAAACAATGACAGCTCTGAGATAAAAAACACGGAAAAGGAAGAAGAGCCAATGGAGGTAGAAACTTCTGCGGAGAAAAGTTTCCAGAATCAAGGCACCTCAAACACAGCTACTCCTCTACCTCAGATCCCTGAACCATCTTCCATGACAAGCTATAACATGCCAAACACCAATGTCACGCTAGAGACTCTGCTGAGCACTAAAGTGGCAGTCGCACAGTTCTCGCAGAGCGCACGGACCACCGCCTCTGCGAGCATCAGCAGCGGGGTGACGGCCGTGGCCATCCCCATGATCCTGGAGCAGCTcatggccctgcagcagcagcagattcaCCAGCTCCAGCTAATCGAGCAGATCCGCAGTCAAGTGGCAATGATGAACCGCCAGCCGCTACGGCCGTCCCTCAACCCGGTCGTGGCCGCCCAGGGTGGCCCTGGGCAGGCATCCAACCAGCTGCAGGGGTTTGCCACCAACGCTGCCGTCCAGCTCACCGCAATCATTCCTCCTGCCATTGTGGGGCAGGCCGCCAGCAGTCAGCCCACTGCTTTCGACGGCTCTCAGCACATCTCAAGACCTACATCTGGAGCAAGTACGCCCAATATATCCAGCGGTGGCTCTTCTGCCCCACCTGAATCAAGCTTACCTTCCTCCTCGAACGCTATTACGTCCATAACTCCTGTTTCTGTGTCAAACGCTCCTAACAGTGCTTCACAGCCCCAGAATGCTTCGACTCCGCCTTCAATAGGACATGGAAGCCTCACCTCAGTGTCCAGCCTGCCAAACCCACTTCTACCTCAGACTTCATCAAATAGTGTGATCTTCCCCAATCCACTGGTTAGCATCGCTGCAACGGCTAACGCGCTAGATCCTCTGTCCGCCCTTATGAAGCACCGGAAAGGAAAGCCACCAAATGTGTCAGTGTTTGAACCCAAGTCAAGCTCTGAGGATcccttttttaaacataaatgcCGATTTTGTGCCAAGGTCTTTGGAAGTGACAGTGCTTTACAAATTCACCTCCGCTCGCATACAGGTGAAAGACCTTTTAAATGTAACATATGCGGAAACCGCTTTTCCACAAAGGGCAACCTGAAAGTTCATTTTCAGAGGCATAAAGAGAAATACCCTCATATTCAGATGAACCCTTATCCTGTTCCAGAATACCTCGATAATGTGCCCACCTGCTCTGGAATCCCATATGGGATGTCGCTGCCCCCCGAAAAGCCGGTCACAACGTGGTTAGACAGCAAACCTGTTTTACCCACCGTCCCGACTTCCATCGGGCTCCAGCTGCCCCCCACTATACCCGGTGTGAACAGTTATGGAGATTCTCCAAGTATCACTCCTATGAGCAGGTCACCCCAGAGgccttctcctgcctccagcgAATGCACTTCTCTATCCCCGAGCCTCAACACTTCTGAGTCGGGCGTTCCAGCGTCTGCCGAATCCCCGCAGCCCATTCAGAGTGGCTCATCTCTGGCCAAGGCAGAACCTGTCACTCTGCCTCCCACGAGCACGCGCCTCGGGGACCTTTCCACAAGTGGGCAAGTTTCCACAGCTTCCACGTCTTCAATTCCTACTGCTGTTACAGACAGCAGTGTTGCAACAAGCCTCCCAAACCCTGTGCTTCCAGCAGTGTCTGACCAGTTTAAGGCAAAGTTTCCATTCGGCGGTCTGCTAGACTCTATGCAAACGTCAGAAACCTCAAAACTACAACAGCTAGTGGAGAACATTGATAAGAAGATGACAGATCCAAATCAATGCGTCATTTGTCACCGTGTGCTTAGTTGTCAGAGCGCTCTCAAGATGCATTACAGAACGCATACAGGAGAAAGaccatttaaatgcaaaatttgtgGACGTGCCTTTACTACGAAAGGCAATCTAAAAACACATTTTGGAGTTCATCGAGCGAAGCCACCACTTAGAGTACAGCACTCGTGTCCCATTTGTCAGAAGAAATTTACAAATGCGGTTGTTCTTCAGCAGCACATTCGTATGCATATGGGCGGGCAAATTCCAAACACGCCGCTACCAGAGGGCTTCCAGGATGCCATGGACTCAGAGCTTTCCTACGATGAGAAGAATGTTGACACACTGAGCAACTTCGACGATGACATTGATGAAAATTCTATGGAAGAGGACCCGGAGCTAAAGGACACGGCAAGTGACTCATCCAAACCCCTTATATCTTACTCTGGGTCGTGTCCTTCTTCGCCACCTTCTGTGATCTCCAGTATTGCTGCTTTGGAGAATCAAATGAAAATGATTGATTCTGTCATGAACTGTCAGCAGCTGACCAGTTTAAAATCCATGGAAAATGGATCAGGGGAAAGCGACCATTTGAGCAATGACTCCTCATCAGCTGTTGGTGATCTCGAAAGCCAGAGTGCAGGCAGCCCTGCAATGTCAGAGTCTTCTTCCTCCATGCAAGCTTTGTCTCCTGTAAATAGCAATAGTGAAAGTTTTCGATCAAAGTCCCCAGGTCTCAGTAACCAGGAAGAGCCACAAGAGATacaattaaagacagaaaaaccaGACAGTCCGCCACCCGCAACTGAAAATGGAGGCGCATTAGATCTGACATCCACCAACCCGGGAAGACCAGTCATCAAAGAGGAGGCTCCTTTTAGCCTGCTGTTCCTGAACAGAGAACGTG GTCCCAGCCAAAGTACTCCTAGCCTGGTCACCAGTACAGCGCCTACCATGATCAAAATGGAAGTGAATGGTCACAGCAAGCCGATCTCTTTGGGTGAGGTTCCCTCGCTTCCAGCTGGAATCCAGGTTCCTGCTGCACCACAGACAGTGATGAGTCCGGGGATCACCCCTATGCTGGCACCCCCCCCTCGCCGGACTCCCAAGCAGCACAACTGTCAGTCGTGCGGGAAGACCTTCTCCTCAGCAAGCGCACTGCAGATACACGAGCGCACCCATACTGGTGAAAAACCGTTTGGTTGCACAATCTGTGGTAGAGCTTTTACCACAAAGGGGAATCTTAAG GTTCACATGGGAACTCACATGTGGAATAACGCTCCTGCacgccgcggccgccgcctctCTGTGGAAAACCCGATGGCTCTGCTCGGTGGCGACGCGCTCAAGTTCTCCGAGATGTTCCAGAAGGATTTGGCGGCTCGGGCCATGAACGTTGACCCCAATTTTTGGAACCAATACGCTGCGGCTATCACTAACGGACTTGCCATGAAGAACAATGAGATTTCTGTCATACAGAATGGAGGCATTCCCCAGCTCCCAGTAAGTCTAGGCGGAGGTGCCATCCCGCCTCTAAGTAACCTTACCGGTGGCATGGACAAAGCTCGCACGGGCAGCAGCCCTCCCATTGTCGGTCTGGACAAAGCAAGTTCTGAAACGGGAGCCAGTCGTCCATTCACCAGATTTATTGAGGATAATAAAGAGATTGgcataaattaa